The proteins below come from a single Miscanthus floridulus cultivar M001 chromosome 1, ASM1932011v1, whole genome shotgun sequence genomic window:
- the LOC136473677 gene encoding threonine--tRNA ligase, mitochondrial 1-like, with product MLECLRRGLSLVRHPTTRVLAKPYLHPARLFLHHFAADAMGEGSSAGKEGKGKGKGKAKAPAADSVLVARDDSYLEAVTQKRIRLFEETQARQAVERLNIGGEVIKVTLPDGAIKEGKKWITTPMDIAKEISSGFASSCLIAQVDETLWDMGRPLEGDCKLQMFKFDTNEGRDTFWHSSAHILGESIERAYGCKLCIGPCTTRGEGFYYDAYYKDQTLNEEHFGIIESQAKKAVAEKQPFERIEVSRAEALEMFAENEFKVEIINELPEDKTITVYRCGPLVDLCRGPHIPNTSFVKAFACLKASSSYWRGKVDRESLQRVYGISFPDSRRLTEYKHFLEEAKKRDHRMLGKAQELFFFHELSPGSCFFLPHGARIYNKLMDFMRQQYRARGYQEVLSPNMYNMQLWETSGHAANYKENMFVFEIEKQEFGLKPMNCPGHCLMFANRVRSYRELPLRMADFGVLHRNELSGALTGLTRVRRFQQDDAHIFCREDQIKDEVKAVLEFINYVYEIFGFKYELELSTRPEKYLGEIETWNKAEQQLTEALNEFGKPWKINEGDGAFYGPKIDIGVFDALKRKFQCATLQLDFQLPIRFKLAYSAEDEAKIERPVMIHRAILGSVERMFAILLEHYNGKWPLWLSPRQAIVCSVSSGSVEYARQVLATLHEAGFHVDIDASDRTIQKKVREAQLAQFNYILVVGAQEAETGNICVRVRDNADLATMSVGGFITRLKEEIVAFR from the exons ATGCTAGAGTGCCTCCGGCGAGGCCTCTCGCTCGTCCGGCACCCCACCACCCGCGTCCTCGCTAAACCGTATCTCCACCCTGCCCGCCTCTTCCTCCACCACTTCGCCGCCGACGCGATGGGTGAGGGCTCCTCTGCTGGTAaggaggggaaggggaaggggaaggggaaggccaAGGCCCCCGCCGCGGATTCGGTCCTGGTTGCTCGCGACGACTCCTACCTAGAAGCGGTCACACAGAAGAGGATTCGCTTGTTCGAGGAGACCCAGGCAAGGCAGGCCGTGGAGCGGCTGAATATCGGCGGCGAAGTTATCAA GGTAACTCTGCCTGATGGTGCTATCAAGGAAGGGAAGAAATGGATAACAACCCCAATGGATATCGCTAAGGAGATATCAAGTGGATTCGCATCTAGTTGTTTGATAGCTCAAGTGGACGAAACACTCTGGGATATGGGGAGGCCTCTCGAAGGTGACTGTAAATTGCAAATGTTCAAGTTTGATACCAATGAAGGTCGTGACACCTTCTGGCACTCAAGTGCTCATATTCTTGGAGAA TCTATTGAGAGAGCATATGGCTGCAAGCTGTGTATTGGGCCTTGCACCACAAGAGGGGAG GGTTTCTACTATGATGCTTACTACAAAGATCAAACATTGAACGAGGAGCACTTTGGTATCATTGAAAGCCAAGCTAAAAAGGCTGTTGCG GAAAAGCAACCATTTGAACGCATCGAGGTCAGCAGGGCAGAAGCTCTTGAAATGTTTGCTGAAAATGAATTCAAG GTTGAAATCATTAATGAGTTGCCCGAGGACAAGACCATTACAGTATACAGGTGTGGTCCTTTAGTTGACCTATGCCGTGGGCCACACATCCCAAATACTTCCTTCGTCAAAGCTTTCGCTTGTCTGAAG GCTTCATCATCATATTGGAGAGGAAAAGTAGACCGCGAAAGCCTGCAGAGAGTATATGGAATTTCTTTCCCTGATTCTCGACGTCTCACG GAATATAAACATTTTCTAGAGGAAGCTAAGAAACGTGATCATAGGATGCTAGGGAAAGCACAGGAACTCTTCTTTTTCCATGAACTTAG TCCTGGGAGCTGCTTCTTCCTTCCACATGGTGCTAGGATATATAACAAACTGATGGACTTCATGCGGCAACAGTACAGAGCTAGAGGATACCAAGAG GTGTTGAGCCCAAATATGTACAATATGCAACTCTGGGAAACTTCTGGACACGCTGCAAACTACAAGGAGAACATGTTTGTTTTTGAG ATTGAGAAACAGGAATTTGGACTTAAGCCAATGAATTGTCCAGGCCACTGTCTAATGTTTGCTAATAGGGTTCGGTCATACAGAG AGTTGCCTCTTCGCATGGCTGATTTTGGAGTGCTTCATAGAAATGAGCTTAGTGGCGCTCTTACAGGTTTGACACGTGTTAGAAGATTCCAGCAG GACGATGCTCATATCTTCTGCAGAGAAGACCAA ATCAAGGATGAAGTTAAGGCTGTTTTGGAATTCATCAATTATGTTTACGAGATATTTGGCTTCAAATATGAGTTGGAGTTGTCTACG AGACCAGAGAAGTATTTAGGTGAAATTGAAACTTGGAACAAAGCAGAGCAACAATTAACAGAAGCTTTGAATGAGTTTGGGAAGCCGTGGAAG ATTAATGAAGGGGATGGTGCTTTCTACGGCCCAAAAATTGATATTGGTGTGTTTGACGCCCTTAAGAGGAAATTTCAGTGTGCAACCTTACAG CTGGATTTTCAGCTGCCCATTCGGTTCAAGCTGGCTTATTCTGCTGAGGATGAAGCCAAAATTGAAAGACCTGTGATGATACACAGGGCAATCCTAGGTTCTGTTGAAAGGATGTTTGCCATTCTTTTGGAGCATTACAATGGTAAATGGCCCTTATGGCTAAGCCCTCGCCAGGCCATTGTTTGCTCAGTATCTTCTGGTTCAGTGGAATATGCGAGACAG GTTCTTGCCACTCTACATGAAGCTGGTTTTCACGTTGATATTGACGCTAGTGACAGGACAATACAAAAGAAG GTACGGGAAGCCCAACTAGCCCAATTCAACTACATTCTTGTCGTAGGTGCACAAGAGGCCGAGACTGGAAAT ATCTGCGTTAGGGTAAGAGACAATGCTGACCTGGCCACAATGAGCGTAGGTGGCTTCATCACACGTTTGAAGGAAGAAATCGTAGCCTTCAGATGA
- the LOC136452349 gene encoding putative cyclin-dependent kinase F-2 yields MAACVQAASAPAAGAARPTRKRTRIAMGSTDDYEETGRIGTGAFGSVHKARHRGTGRTVAIKRLAAADGSQVALLREASLLEASGRDNPFVVGFHGLARRPATMDLCLVMECVGASLHDLLHQRRCDGMPPLPEATVRAVMWQLLTGAKKMHDAHVVHRDIKPDNVLVADDRTTVKICDFGLAMYMAEPPPYETAGSLWYMAPEVLLGKPDYDALVDTWSLGCVMAELIDGSPLFMASNEADQLDVIFNVLGVPDETTWPWFSSAPFATKLIPKLNMKRRNLLREEFPKKKLSVQGFQVLSGLLTCNSDKRLTAAAALKHPWFATKMNAPELHLQKKEEVPSTLPKIKRIRVLCP; encoded by the coding sequence ATGGCGGCCTGCGTACAGGCAGCATCAGCCCCCGCCGCCGGCGCGGCGCGACCGACCCGCAAGAGGACGCGGATCGCCATGGGCAGCACCGACGACTACGAGGAGACCGGCCGCATCGGCACGGGCGCCTTCGGCTCGGTCCACAAGGCGCGCCACCGCGGCACCGGCCGGACCGTCGCCATCAAGCGCCTCGCCGCGGCCGACGGCAGCCAGGTGGCGCTGCTGCGGGAGGCGTCGCTGCTGGAGGCGAGCGGCCGCGACAACCCGTTCGTCGTCGGCTTCCACGGCCTCGCCCGCAGACCGGCCACCATGGACCTCTGCCTGGTCATGGAGTGCGTCGGCGCGAGCCTCCACGACCTACTCCACCAGCGCCGCTGCGATGGGATGCCGCCGCTGCCGGAGGCGACGGTGCGCGCCGTCATGTGGCAGCTGCTCACGGGAGCCAAGAAGATGCACGACGCCCACGTCGTCCACCGGGACATCAAGCCCGACAACGTCCTCGTCGCCGATGACCGCACCACCGTCAAGATCTGCGACTTTGGGCTCGCCATGTACATGGCCGAGCCTCCGCCGTACGAGACCGCCGGATCGCTGTGGTACATGGCGCCCGAGGTGCTGCTGGGGAAGCCCGACTACGACGCCCTCGTCGACACCTGGTCGCTCGGCTGCGTGATGGCGGAGCTCATCGACGGATCCCCTCTGTTCATGGCTTCCAATGAAGCAGACCAGCTCGACGTGATCTTCAACGTCCTGGGCGTGCCAGATGAAACGACGTGGCCATGGTTCTCGTCCGCGCCGTTCGCCACCAAGTTGATTCCGAAGCTGAACATGAAGCGGCGCAACCTACTGCGCGAGGAGTTCCCCAAGAAAAAGCTGTCCGTGCAAGGATTCCAGGTACTCAGCGGCCTGCTCACTTGCAACTCCGACAAGCGGCTCACGGCAGCTGCCGCACTCAAGCACCCATGGTTCGCCACCAAGATGAACGCACCGGAGCTGCACCTGCAAAAGAAAGAAGAAGTGCCATCAACGTTGCCCAAGATCAAGAGAATAAGGGTGCTCTGTCCGTGA
- the LOC136473688 gene encoding uncharacterized protein has protein sequence MQFFGGSSLTSVAPEATPAPAAPPGTGSGASAQVLYIFNRSGVCLLYREWHRPLRTLDPTQDHKLMFGLLFSLRSFTAKIDPTTAEKGNLGVPLLPGQGCSFYSFKTNTYKLNFMESPSGIKLILITHPRTGDQRDSLKHIYNLYVEYVVKNPLYAPGTPIKCELFNKHLDQYVRTLI, from the exons ATGCAGTTCTTCGGCGGCTCGTCGCTGACGTCGGTCGCGCCGGAGGCGACCCCAGCCCCGGCGGCGCCCCCCGGCACGGGCTCGGGCGCCAGCGCGCAGGTCCTCTACATCTTCAACCGCAGCGGCGTCTGCCTGCTCTACCGCGAGTGGCACCGCCCGCTCCGCACGCTCGACCCCACCCAGGACCACAAGCTCATGTTCGGACTCCTCTTCTCGCTTCGCTCCTTCACCGCCAAGATCGACCCAACCAC GGCTGAAAAGGGAAATCTTGGTGTGCCACTACTGCCAGGCCAAGGTTGTTCGTTTTATAGCTTcaagacaaacacatacaaacTGAACTTCATGGAGAGCCCTTCTGGTATAAAG CTTATACTAATTACACATCCAAGGACTGGTGATCAGCGAGACTCGCTAAAGCATATCTACAACCTATATGTGGAATATGTTGTAAAAAATCCTCTGTATGCTCCTGGAACACCAATCAA GTGCGAACTTTTCAATAAACATCTCGATCAATACGTGAGAACATTAATTTGA
- the LOC136473698 gene encoding alpha-amylase/trypsin inhibitor-like, which yields MASILHLLPLVVLLLAAAADAATFTVTNNCPYTVWAAAVPGGGQQLDNGQTWSIDVPAGTTGGRVWARTGCSFDGNGNGQCQTGDCGGVLQCTQYGQPPNTLAEYGLNKYEGQDFFDISLVDGFNVPLDFLPAGDGSGCPKGGPRCDADVTSQCPAALQAPGGCDNPCTVFKTDEYCCTGSAANTCGATDYSRFFKGLCPDAYSYPKDDATSTYTCPGGTNYNVVFCT from the coding sequence ATGGCTTCCATCCTCCACCTCCTCCcgctcgtcgtcctcctccttgcGGCGGCTGCCGACGCGGCCACCTTCACCGTGACGAACAACTGCCCGTACACCGTGtgggcggcggcggtgccggGCGGCGGGCAGCAGCTGGACAACGGGCAGACGTGGAGCATCGACGTGCCGGCGGGCACGACGGGGGGGCGCGTGTGGGCGCGCACGGGCTGCTCCTTCGACGGCAACGGCAACGGGCAGTGCCAGACGGGGGACTGCGGCGGCGTGCTGCAGTGCACGCAGTACGGGCAGCCGCCCAACACGCTGGCCGAGTACGGGCTGAACAAGTACGAGGGGCAAGACTTCTTCGACATCTCCCTGGTGGACGGCTTCAACGTGCCCCTGGACTTCCTCCCCGCCGGCGACGGCTCCGGGTGCCCCAAGGGCGGGCCGCGCTGCGACGCCGACGTCACGTCGCAGTGCCCCGCCGCGCTGCAGGCCCCCGGCGGGTGCGACAACCCGTGCACCGTGTTCAAGACCGACGAGTACTGCTGCACTGGCTCGGCGGCGAACACCTGCGGGGCCACCGACTACTCCAGGTTCTTCAAGGGGCTGTGCCCGGACGCCTACAGCTACCCCAAGGACGACGCCACCAGCACCTACACGTGCCCCGGCGGCACCAACTACAACGTCGTCTTCTGCACATGA